In the genome of Candoia aspera isolate rCanAsp1 chromosome 1, rCanAsp1.hap2, whole genome shotgun sequence, one region contains:
- the LOC134487268 gene encoding gap junction gamma-1 protein-like gives MSWSFLTRLLEEINQHSTFVGKVWLTVLIVFRIVLTAVGGESIYYDEQSKFVCNTQQPGCDNVCYDSFAPLSHVRFWIFQIIVIATPSVMYLGFALHRLSRQPPQKSRAPVVRRGAVRDYEEAEDNGEEDPMIFEEIEPEREVKEPESQNHDGRRRIKKDGLMTAYVLQLLCRSAFEVGFLLGQYVLYRFEVNPSYVCKRSPCPHTVDCFVSRPTEKTIFLLIMYAVSGLCLLLNICELVHLGFGGIRDALRGLNTEDASPPKPHYAQKDPSAPPTYHSLKKEPSKGQLAKDKLGYRGESLAGMAAERYTVASRLPGHELDRLRKHLRIAQEHLEMAFQLQPEGTASPLRSSSPESNGLAAEQNRFNLAHEKEGAACERTSGL, from the exons ATGAGCTGGAGTTTCTTGACGCGCCTCCTTGAGGAGATCAACCAGCATTCAACCTTCGTGGGAAAGGTGTGGCTGACAGTGTTGATTGTCTTCCGCATTGTCTTGACTGCTGTAGGTGGCGAGTCTATCTACTACGATGAACAGAGCAAGTTTGTCTGCAATACACAACAGCCAGGCTGTGATAATGTCTGCTATGATTCCTTTGCACCCCTTTCGCACGTTCGTTTCTGGATTTTCCAGATCATTGTGATAGCCACACCCTCGGTGATGTACCTAGGCTTTGCACTGCACCGGCTTTCACGCCAACCCCCTCAAAAAAGCCGGGCCCCTGTGGTGCGACGTGGTGCTGTCCGCGATTATGAAGAGGCAGAGGACAATGGTGAGGAGGACCCCATGATCTTTGAGGAGATTGAGCCTGAGAGGGAGGTGAAGGAGCCTGAGAGCCAGAATCATGATGGCCGCCGGCGCATCAAGAAGGATGGTCTGATGACCGCGTACGTGCTGCAGCTGCTGTGCCGTTCGGCATTTGAGGTGGGCTTTCTGCTGGGGCAGTATGTGCTCTACCGCTTTGAGGTTAACCCTTCCTATGTATGCAAACGCAGCCCCTGCCCTCACACGGTGGATTGCTTTGTCTCTCGCCCCACTGAGAAAACCATCTTCCTCCTCATCATGTATGCTGTGAGTGGGCTCTGCCTGCTTCTCAATATCTGTGAGCTCGTCCACCTGGGCTTTGGGGGGATCCGGGATGCACTCCGTGGCCTTAATACGGAAGATGCTTCACCCCCAAAACCCCACTATGCCCAGAAGGATCCCTCTGCACCACCAACCTACCACTCTCTGAAGAAAGAGCCCTCCAAGGGCCAGTTGGCCAAGGACAAATTGGGCTACAGGGGAGAGAGCTTGGCAGGCATGGCTGCCGAGCGCTACACTGTGGCATCGAGACTCCCCGGCCACGAATTGGACCGACTGCGCAAGCACCTCAGGATCGCCCAGGAGCATCTAGAGATGGCTTTCCAACTGCAGCCAGAGGGCACCGCCAGCCCTTTGCGAAGTAGCAGCCCCGAATCCAATGGGCTGGCTGCGGAGCAGAACCGCTTTAACTTGGCTCACGAGAAGGAAGGGGCAGCTTGTGAACGAACTAGTG GTCTCTGA